One genomic window of Monodelphis domestica isolate mMonDom1 chromosome 1, mMonDom1.pri, whole genome shotgun sequence includes the following:
- the HEXA gene encoding beta-hexosaminidase subunit alpha, translating to MISLEHTGVLLLLTLLAVGTLAQTQVLEASVWPWPQNIRVSPNQTFALNPSLFHFQYSAASAVQPGCSVLDEAFVRYLRIIFGTGPWLSPDRPDLKITVKNSLDVLVAVPGCDLFPEMNSLENYTLTLSNQQFVLKSHTVWGALRGLETFSQLIGRSAEGMFYVNCTDIVDFPRFPHRGLLLDTSRHYLPLQTILETLDVMAYNKFNVFHWHIVDDPSFPYESVNFPELSRKGSYDPASHIYTMEDVKTVIEYARLRGIRVLAEFDTPGHTLSWGKGIPGLLTPCYSGSVPSGSYGPVNPILNRTYEFMASFFQEISDVFPDFYLHLGGDEVDFTCWQSNPDIQAFMKEKGFQNYEQLESFYIQKLLNIVSSYRKGYIVWQEVFDNDVKLSPDTVVHVWRETKPVPYAMEMKNITKAGYRVLLSSPWYLNRISYGQDWQKIYSVEPLDFEGSPEQESLVIGGEACMWGEFVDMTNLTPRLWPRAGAVAERLWSSKSVNDTKLAYARLANFRCELLRRGVQAQPLFVGFCEHDFYH from the exons ATGATCTCTCTAGAGCACACCGGGGTCCTGCTGCTGCTAACCCTGCTGGCGGTCGGGACGCTGGCCCAGACGCAGGTGTTGGAGGCCTCCGTGTGGCCATGGCCGCAAAACATCCGCGTTTCCCCTAATCAGACTTTCGCTCTGAACCCCAGCCTCTTCCACTTCCAGTACTCGGCTGCCTCGGCAGTGCAGCCTGGCTGCTCGGTGCTCGACGAAGCCTTCGTCCGCTACCTCCGGATCATCTTCGGGACTGGGCCCTGGCTCTCTCCGGACCGGCCAG ACCTGAAAATAACAGTGAAGAATTCATTGGATGTCCTTGTGGCTGTCCCTGGGTGTGACCTGTTTCCTgaaatgaactctttggagaact ACACTCTAACTCTCAGCAATCAGCAGTTTGTCCTGAAATCTCATACTGTCTGGGGAGCTCTCAGAG GCCTAGAGACTTTTAGCCAGCTCATTGGGAGATCCGCTGAGGGTATG TTCTATGTCAACTGTACGGATATTGTAGACTTTCCCCGATTCCCTCACCGAGGCTTGCTGCTGGACACATCTCGTCATTACCTGCCACTGCAAACCATCCTGGAGACACTG GATGTCATGGCATATAACAAATTCAACGTGTTCCATTGGCACATTGTTGATGACCCTTCTTTTCCGTATGAGAGTGTGAATTTCCCTGAGCTTAGCAGAAAG GGATCCTATGACCCTGCCTCCCACATCTACACAATGGAGGATGTAAAGACTGTCATTGAGTATGCCCGATTGCGAGGCATCCGAGTCCTGGCAGAGTTTGACACACCAGGCCACACTTTGTCTTGGGGAAAAG GTATTCCTGGACTTCTGACTCCTTGCTACTCAGGATCTGTTCCTTCTGGCAGTTACGGCCCAGTGAATCCCATCCTCAACAGGACCTATGAGTTCATGGCTTCATTCTTCCAGGAGATCAGTGATGTTTTCCCAGACTTTTACCTTCACCTTGGAGGAGATGAAGTTGATTTCACCTGCTG GCAGTCCAATCCAGATATCCAGGCCTTCATGAAGGAAAAGGGCTTTCAGAACTATGAGCAACTGGAATCTTTCTACATtcaaaa GCTGCTGAACATTGTGTCTTCCTACAGAAAAGGCTATATAGTATGGCAAGAGGTGTTTGACAATGACGTGAAG CTGAGTCCAGACACAGTGGTGCACGTGTGGAGAGAAACAAAACCTGTACCATATGCCATGGAGATGAAGAACATCACCAAGGCTGGGTACCGTGTCTTGTTGTCTTCTCCCTGGTACCTGAACCGCATCTCCTATGGGCAGGATTGGCAGAAAATCTACAGTGTGGAGCCTCTGGACTTTGAAG GCAGCCCTGAGCAGGAGTCTCTGGTGATTGGGGGTGAAGCCTGCATGTGGGGCGAGTTCGTGGACATGACCAATCTGACCCCCAGACTCTG GCCCAGAGCAGGAGCCGTGGCAGAGAGGCTTTGGAGCAGCAAGTCAGTGAATGACACGAAGTTGGCATATGCCCGACTGGCAAACTTCCGATGTGAGCTTCTCAG GCGAGGTGTCCAGGCCCAGCCTCTCTTCGTGGGCTTCTGTGAGCACGATTTCTACCACTGA